One part of the Desulfonema ishimotonii genome encodes these proteins:
- a CDS encoding methyl-accepting chemotaxis protein: MLSNTATPMVQISGRILEEIQSIRIITFKLLELTDEQGISEHEKSIGDFEKNLGQNLNRLSEIIAKANLSFSIESVRPLHQKFFKLTHEIIAAHRQKNAKEAAIRKGFETFERQRKALEILVTDFLGRSQAAINEKEDTGKTLVQSGRATVEDMDSLLSELFSHDYFLMKGTSKLNDYLINLQDIFRAYITEKDAEKLPGMEKDFMSIARLANSRIKKLLRRGKSGQEKQAIREISEKFIILKESVVSEGGLFGIYREYLNASSDIRHIQELLGSVDAEYRQKLNEMSGFAGELNEKARQAVRESMKQAQDIIGIMIALGVVIGGLCAWMITRSVTRPVYEVVEVANAIAKGDLTQDIKTDRKDEIGQLFSAMKNMILNLKATVQVAGHISEGDLNADVQILSDKDTLGRSLAFMDRRLSEMVADVKKTADAVNTGAGAVKLAADSLAAVSSQISTGAGEMSQEASEQAASAEEVSASIEEMAVGISQNADNAGHTEKIALKSAEDIREGEAAAAETVSAMRDITEKISVIEEIARHTGLLALNAAIEAARAGEQGRGFAVVAAEIRELANQSKTAAGEINSLSVFSMAVAEKSGQMLSRLVPDIRKMAELVQDISAACHEQSLGAEQISTSVQQLDQTIQQNAQLAEELAGSAEEMTANAHSLAGNSKNMKAQTGQLRNAVAYFKMAANSSDSPCAITDMASGLSSEEILKFKAVIEKLESERNAGETEAAEGSKEEPDCPDSPETNPDGPSESFAIEMNVGKISDDGFEKF, encoded by the coding sequence ATGCTTTCAAACACGGCAACACCGATGGTTCAGATTTCCGGCAGGATTCTTGAGGAAATACAGAGCATCCGCATCATCACATTCAAGCTTCTGGAACTGACGGATGAACAGGGAATTTCAGAACATGAGAAAAGCATAGGTGACTTTGAAAAGAATCTTGGTCAGAATCTGAACCGGTTATCGGAGATCATCGCCAAAGCGAACCTCTCCTTCAGCATTGAGAGCGTCAGGCCGTTGCATCAGAAATTTTTTAAGCTGACCCATGAGATAATCGCAGCCCACCGGCAAAAAAACGCAAAAGAAGCGGCCATCAGGAAAGGCTTTGAGACGTTTGAGAGACAGCGGAAGGCCCTTGAAATTCTGGTGACGGATTTTCTGGGCCGGAGTCAGGCCGCAATAAATGAGAAGGAAGATACCGGAAAGACACTTGTGCAATCCGGCAGGGCCACTGTGGAGGATATGGACAGCCTGCTTTCGGAGCTGTTCAGTCATGATTATTTCCTTATGAAAGGGACCTCAAAGCTCAACGATTATCTCATTAATCTTCAGGATATTTTCAGGGCATACATCACTGAAAAAGATGCGGAAAAGCTCCCCGGTATGGAGAAGGATTTCATGAGTATTGCCCGGCTGGCCAATTCACGCATAAAAAAGTTATTGCGACGCGGAAAGTCCGGACAGGAAAAGCAGGCCATTCGGGAGATCAGCGAAAAATTCATAATCCTGAAAGAGAGCGTGGTGTCAGAGGGCGGGTTGTTTGGCATCTACAGGGAATATCTGAATGCCAGTTCGGATATCAGGCATATCCAGGAACTTCTCGGATCAGTTGATGCAGAATACAGACAGAAACTGAATGAGATGTCCGGATTCGCCGGAGAACTTAATGAGAAGGCCCGGCAAGCTGTCAGGGAAAGCATGAAGCAGGCCCAGGATATCATTGGCATCATGATCGCATTAGGGGTGGTCATCGGGGGATTGTGTGCATGGATGATCACCCGGTCCGTGACAAGGCCCGTCTATGAAGTCGTCGAAGTTGCCAATGCCATTGCAAAGGGTGATCTGACACAGGACATCAAAACAGACAGAAAAGATGAAATCGGCCAGTTGTTCAGCGCCATGAAAAACATGATCTTAAATCTTAAGGCGACGGTTCAGGTGGCCGGGCATATCTCCGAGGGCGATCTGAATGCCGATGTTCAGATTCTTTCGGATAAGGACACTCTGGGCAGATCACTTGCCTTTATGGACAGAAGACTTTCCGAAATGGTGGCCGATGTGAAAAAAACGGCGGATGCGGTGAACACCGGGGCCGGGGCGGTAAAGCTGGCGGCGGACAGCCTGGCAGCAGTCAGCAGCCAGATCAGCACCGGGGCCGGGGAAATGTCGCAGGAGGCTTCGGAGCAGGCCGCTTCGGCAGAGGAGGTGTCCGCTTCCATTGAGGAGATGGCTGTCGGCATAAGCCAGAACGCGGACAATGCCGGACATACCGAAAAGATCGCGTTGAAATCGGCAGAGGACATCCGGGAAGGGGAGGCGGCTGCTGCCGAAACCGTCAGCGCCATGCGGGATATCACAGAGAAAATTTCCGTGATCGAAGAGATTGCCAGACACACGGGCCTGCTGGCCCTGAATGCGGCCATTGAGGCGGCCCGGGCCGGGGAACAGGGCAGGGGGTTCGCAGTGGTGGCGGCGGAGATTCGCGAACTGGCGAATCAGAGCAAGACGGCTGCCGGTGAGATTAACAGCCTGTCGGTTTTCAGCATGGCGGTTGCGGAGAAATCCGGGCAGATGCTCTCCCGGCTTGTGCCGGATATCCGGAAAATGGCGGAGCTGGTGCAGGATATCAGCGCCGCATGTCATGAACAGAGTCTCGGGGCCGAACAGATCAGCACATCGGTCCAGCAGCTGGATCAGACCATTCAGCAGAATGCCCAGCTGGCGGAGGAGCTGGCCGGAAGCGCTGAGGAGATGACCGCCAATGCGCACTCACTGGCCGGGAATTCGAAGAACATGAAGGCTCAGACCGGACAGCTTCGGAATGCGGTTGCGTATTTCAAAATGGCTGCAAACAGCAGTGATTCCCCATGTGCCATCACCGATATGGCCAGCGGGCTGTCTTCGGAAGAAATCCTGAAATTCAAAGCCGTGATAGAGAAACTGGAATCAGAGCGTAACGCGGGGGAAACCGAAGCGGCTGAGGGCAGCAAAGAAGAACCGGACTGTCCTGATTCGCCGGAAACAAACCCGGATGGTCCGTCCGAAAGTTTTGCAATCGAAATGAATGTGGGAAAAATTTCGGATGATGGGTTTGAAAAGTTCTGA
- a CDS encoding NHL repeat-containing protein, with protein sequence MFKKNVFTSLCCGVFIFGFCAVGYPADLQFEYVMSIGSKGDGPGQFRYVEDFAFDRKGHLLATDAAHGYVQAFDRKTGKYINRFGGKGDENHQLDKPEGIAVCPEGNIFVADYSTGYIKKYDRNYKWLMTFSDYGSEPGENIKSEFMAIHDGLLFMAEAGNHRVDVFDLKGNFQFLFGGKGNGDGKMNNPEAAKVSSEGKIYVTDLKNDRIQVFTKTGKFIKAWGTTGSGPGEFKAPAGLTFDEQGNVYVSEIGNNRIQVFDKDGNFITMWGKEGTEKGEFSNLHGIIADKARGWLYVADTGNNRIQVFRPVN encoded by the coding sequence ATGTTTAAAAAAAATGTTTTTACCTCATTATGTTGCGGTGTTTTTATTTTCGGATTCTGTGCTGTCGGCTATCCTGCCGACCTTCAGTTTGAATATGTTATGAGTATCGGATCAAAAGGAGACGGTCCGGGGCAATTCCGGTATGTGGAGGATTTTGCGTTTGACAGGAAGGGGCATCTGCTGGCAACAGATGCCGCACATGGGTATGTTCAGGCATTTGACAGGAAGACCGGCAAATATATCAACCGGTTCGGGGGAAAGGGCGACGAGAATCATCAGTTGGACAAACCCGAAGGCATTGCAGTCTGTCCCGAAGGCAACATTTTTGTTGCAGATTACTCAACCGGATACATCAAAAAATACGACCGGAACTACAAGTGGCTCATGACCTTCAGCGATTATGGTTCGGAACCGGGGGAAAATATCAAATCCGAATTTATGGCCATCCATGACGGACTGCTCTTTATGGCCGAAGCCGGTAATCACAGGGTTGACGTGTTTGATCTGAAAGGAAATTTTCAATTCCTGTTCGGCGGAAAAGGCAATGGCGATGGGAAGATGAACAATCCCGAGGCAGCAAAAGTGAGTAGCGAGGGAAAGATCTATGTGACCGATCTTAAAAATGACAGAATCCAGGTTTTTACCAAAACGGGCAAATTCATCAAAGCCTGGGGCACAACAGGCAGCGGTCCCGGTGAATTCAAAGCACCGGCCGGCCTGACCTTTGATGAGCAGGGGAATGTTTATGTGAGTGAAATCGGTAACAACCGGATTCAGGTTTTTGACAAGGACGGTAATTTTATTACCATGTGGGGAAAGGAGGGGACGGAAAAGGGCGAATTCTCAAACCTGCACGGCATTATCGCGGACAAGGCACGCGGCTGGCTCTATGTTGCGGATACCGGCAACAACCGCATCCAGGTCTTCAGGCCGGTAAACTGA
- a CDS encoding chemotaxis protein CheA, with translation MSTSEMFRNTYRQEACELLADIEMTLLDVEKEAADTAAFNRIFRAMHTIKGSGAMTGFDDIADFAHRMETVLERVCANTVPVTTELIDLILAASDQIRAMLNRGSDNIPADQETLRRIAAAFDAMLPEEDERPDTDSETSGPENKKADKTYKIGFRPDPGIFACGMNPLLLLDELRDMGLCMVEAHTDDIPVLGDMDAEECYLAWDFTLTTDQDIDAVNGVFMFVEDTSDIRVRSADFPDREIPEEMEAALLHLCGRLLETGYITAEEFRMAVNRESRISELLADAGIVSQEEVGTGPDSGRHPDKKEKAFIPESIRVPLNKIDHLVNLIGELIITEQRLTQIAADIDEVRLHNPLKAAARLTGELRNCILGIRMIPIDTLFGRFRRYVRDTANELGKEIELITEGAETELDKTIIEHLGDPLVHMIRNSIDHGIEGPDEREKAGKPRKGKIRLSAAHQGASVGITIEDDGRGIDPARVRARAVEKGLIDARAELSEKEICNLLFAPGFSTSDVVTGISGRGVGMDVVKHAIDSLRGSVRLTGRKGEGTAIRLSLPLTLAIIDGLLIKSGGYFFILPIDSVEGCIELTKDRIEKACGRSMTRVREKLVPFIRLRDIFGLPGEKPEIEQVVIIRSEDTDVGIVADEVIGEHQTVVKSMGKVYQNAEWISGATIMGDGKVVFILDVPGLIRYVDREERGEWLPADSFRRNFMNS, from the coding sequence ATGAGCACATCAGAAATGTTCAGAAATACATATCGGCAGGAGGCCTGCGAATTGCTCGCAGATATTGAGATGACGCTGCTGGATGTTGAAAAGGAGGCTGCGGATACAGCCGCCTTTAACCGCATTTTTCGCGCCATGCATACCATCAAAGGCTCCGGTGCCATGACCGGATTTGATGATATTGCCGATTTTGCCCACCGCATGGAAACTGTTCTTGAAAGGGTTTGCGCAAATACCGTTCCGGTAACAACAGAACTGATTGATCTGATCCTTGCGGCCTCGGATCAGATCAGGGCCATGCTGAACCGGGGGTCGGATAATATCCCGGCGGATCAGGAAACACTCCGCAGAATTGCAGCGGCCTTTGATGCGATGCTGCCGGAAGAGGACGAAAGGCCTGACACAGACAGCGAAACATCAGGCCCTGAGAACAAAAAAGCGGATAAAACCTACAAAATCGGTTTTCGTCCCGATCCCGGCATTTTTGCCTGTGGTATGAACCCGCTCCTGCTGCTGGACGAACTCCGCGACATGGGGCTGTGTATGGTTGAGGCCCATACCGATGACATTCCGGTCCTCGGCGACATGGACGCCGAAGAGTGTTATCTGGCCTGGGATTTCACCCTGACCACCGATCAGGATATCGACGCCGTCAACGGGGTTTTTATGTTTGTCGAAGATACAAGCGATATCCGCGTGCGGAGCGCGGATTTCCCGGACAGGGAAATTCCCGAAGAAATGGAGGCGGCGCTGCTGCACTTATGCGGGCGATTGCTGGAAACCGGGTATATCACTGCCGAAGAATTCAGGATGGCTGTGAACAGGGAGTCCCGGATCAGCGAGCTGCTCGCTGACGCAGGCATTGTATCTCAGGAAGAGGTGGGAACGGGACCGGACAGCGGCAGGCATCCTGATAAAAAGGAAAAGGCCTTCATACCCGAAAGTATCCGCGTACCCCTCAATAAAATTGATCATCTTGTCAATCTGATCGGAGAACTGATCATCACGGAGCAGCGCCTGACGCAGATTGCCGCCGATATTGACGAAGTCAGGCTGCACAATCCTCTTAAAGCGGCAGCACGGCTGACCGGCGAGCTTCGCAACTGCATTCTCGGCATTCGCATGATTCCCATCGACACCCTCTTCGGCAGGTTCAGGCGCTATGTGCGGGATACGGCAAATGAACTGGGAAAGGAGATCGAACTGATCACCGAGGGGGCGGAAACCGAGCTGGATAAAACCATTATCGAACACCTGGGAGATCCGCTCGTCCACATGATCCGAAACAGCATTGATCACGGCATCGAGGGACCTGATGAGCGCGAAAAGGCGGGCAAGCCCCGCAAGGGAAAGATCCGGCTGTCGGCAGCACATCAGGGGGCCAGCGTGGGCATTACCATTGAAGATGACGGACGGGGGATAGATCCGGCCCGCGTCCGGGCAAGAGCCGTGGAAAAAGGGCTCATTGACGCCAGGGCCGAGCTGAGTGAAAAAGAGATCTGCAACCTGCTCTTTGCGCCCGGATTTTCCACGTCAGACGTGGTTACCGGTATTTCCGGGCGGGGCGTCGGAATGGATGTCGTAAAACACGCCATTGATTCCCTGCGAGGATCTGTCCGGCTGACCGGCCGAAAAGGAGAGGGGACCGCCATCCGCCTGTCGCTGCCCCTTACGCTGGCAATTATTGACGGATTACTCATAAAATCAGGAGGATACTTTTTTATTCTGCCGATAGATAGCGTGGAAGGATGCATTGAGCTGACAAAGGACCGCATTGAAAAAGCCTGTGGCAGAAGCATGACACGGGTAAGAGAAAAGCTGGTGCCCTTTATCCGCCTGCGCGACATATTCGGGCTTCCCGGAGAAAAACCGGAGATCGAACAGGTTGTCATCATACGGAGTGAGGATACTGATGTCGGTATTGTCGCAGACGAGGTGATCGGAGAGCATCAGACCGTGGTCAAGTCTATGGGAAAGGTGTATCAGAATGCGGAATGGATTTCCGGGGCCACCATCATGGGCGACGGCAAGGTGGTCTTTATTCTGGACGTTCCTGGATTAATCCGTTACGTTGACCGGGAAGAGAGAGGGGAATGGCTGCCGGCGGATTCATTTCGGCGAAATTTTATGAATTCATAA
- a CDS encoding STAS domain-containing protein, with amino-acid sequence MSFETDKKEGEMLVRIDGGMTVADAAAIRDKLVACFDSCESLIADLRDVADCDAAGVQLICSAHKTADATGKRFAVVNASEAVIKAVARAGLHPEKLLGI; translated from the coding sequence ATGTCTTTTGAAACGGATAAAAAAGAGGGGGAGATGCTTGTGAGGATTGACGGCGGGATGACGGTTGCTGACGCGGCGGCGATCCGGGATAAACTGGTGGCGTGTTTTGACAGTTGTGAAAGCCTGATTGCTGACCTTCGGGACGTTGCTGATTGCGATGCGGCGGGCGTTCAGCTAATCTGTTCTGCGCACAAAACAGCAGACGCCACGGGAAAACGGTTTGCCGTTGTGAATGCTTCCGAAGCGGTCATAAAGGCCGTGGCCCGCGCGGGCCTTCACCCGGAGAAGCTTCTGGGGATCTGA
- a CDS encoding response regulator: MKILIVDDEYLLRDVAQKTLVRYGECHTAVSGDDAVAAFEGAHEAGIPYDLIMMDVMMPESDGIETLKRIRCWEKKHGIGTEKKVKVVMLTGSESKGAFLNSFSEGCEAYIMKPFDLKKIDDVLKKLGMCQHDLMPL; the protein is encoded by the coding sequence ATGAAAATTCTAATTGTGGATGATGAATATCTGCTCAGAGATGTGGCTCAGAAAACGTTGGTCCGGTACGGAGAATGCCATACGGCTGTCAGCGGAGATGACGCTGTTGCAGCCTTTGAGGGTGCCCATGAAGCCGGTATCCCCTATGATCTCATAATGATGGACGTCATGATGCCCGAATCGGACGGGATTGAAACCCTGAAAAGGATAAGGTGCTGGGAAAAGAAACACGGTATCGGGACTGAGAAAAAGGTAAAGGTGGTAATGCTGACAGGCAGCGAGAGCAAAGGGGCTTTTCTGAATTCATTTTCCGAGGGATGTGAGGCCTATATAATGAAGCCGTTTGATCTGAAAAAAATTGACGATGTTCTGAAAAAGCTTGGAATGTGCCAACATGATCTGATGCCATTATGA
- a CDS encoding class I adenylate-forming enzyme family protein codes for MYQRFRTIAEKYPDRIAITGEHHSATYRQLSEEAATLASLIPEGAVVLIALPGGPHFTAIQLACLGAGAVAVPIPDKSTPREIRNYLALIRPDWVVTDAIDNSRAFTDSPVTLLCLREEEGGGAISEHHRVLIWAQVMDSRTIPDFPDPHGAGLPPETAMIQFTSGSTGRPKGILLSRDNLRACLENSHAFLAGFSGRDIFCPMPQFHAFGNAVVLEHLLNGSPVHLTNRFVPGDDLRRMTDYACTGLFCAPNYIRLLMQLNVLTPENLPALDAVCMGTAAADQGLIRNLREQLPDADIWLRYGLAETVGTLTRLKIPAGKTLSHPGQVGRPVPGTEIAPGLLRPDEGPPGEIRVRSGVVGLGQLSEPGHWTPLANEAGFFATGDLGYMDEAGQLHLRGRISTFIKRNGFRVNPFEIEALLRDIPGIHEAVVVGIPDPLSGERIVACAEPASEVPDTPALMKICREHLSAYKIPQRFMAVEKLPRNPAGKPDRPAIRSLAG; via the coding sequence GTGTATCAACGATTTCGCACCATCGCAGAGAAGTATCCCGACCGTATCGCCATCACCGGCGAACATCACAGCGCCACTTATCGCCAGCTTTCGGAAGAGGCGGCAACACTGGCCTCACTGATCCCGGAAGGGGCGGTTGTCCTCATTGCGCTGCCGGGCGGCCCGCATTTCACAGCCATTCAGTTGGCCTGCCTCGGGGCAGGCGCTGTGGCCGTGCCGATCCCGGACAAATCCACCCCCCGTGAGATTCGGAACTATCTGGCTCTGATCCGCCCGGACTGGGTGGTCACGGACGCTATCGACAACAGCCGGGCATTTACGGATTCGCCGGTGACGCTGCTCTGCCTGCGGGAAGAGGAGGGGGGCGGCGCGATTTCAGAGCATCACCGGGTGCTGATCTGGGCGCAGGTCATGGATTCCCGGACGATCCCGGATTTCCCCGATCCGCACGGGGCAGGATTGCCGCCGGAAACCGCCATGATTCAGTTTACGTCCGGCTCCACCGGACGCCCGAAAGGCATTCTCCTGAGCCGGGACAATCTCCGGGCCTGTTTGGAAAACAGCCATGCGTTTCTGGCCGGATTTTCAGGCCGGGACATTTTCTGTCCCATGCCGCAGTTTCACGCCTTTGGCAATGCCGTGGTGCTGGAACACCTGCTGAACGGATCGCCCGTTCACCTGACAAACCGGTTTGTGCCGGGGGACGATCTGAGGCGGATGACGGATTACGCCTGCACCGGCCTTTTCTGTGCCCCGAATTATATCCGGCTGCTCATGCAGCTGAATGTCCTGACGCCGGAGAATCTGCCCGCGCTTGACGCCGTCTGCATGGGGACTGCGGCGGCGGATCAGGGGCTGATTCGGAATCTCCGGGAGCAGTTGCCGGATGCGGATATCTGGCTGCGCTACGGTCTGGCGGAAACCGTGGGTACGCTGACGCGGCTGAAGATTCCGGCGGGCAAAACACTTTCGCATCCCGGACAGGTGGGCAGACCGGTCCCGGGGACAGAGATTGCCCCTGGACTGCTGCGACCGGATGAGGGCCCGCCGGGTGAGATCCGGGTCAGAAGCGGCGTGGTGGGGCTGGGACAGCTTTCGGAGCCGGGCCATTGGACGCCGCTGGCGAATGAGGCCGGTTTCTTTGCCACCGGCGATCTGGGGTATATGGACGAGGCCGGGCAGCTGCACCTGCGGGGGCGCATCAGCACCTTTATCAAGCGCAACGGTTTCCGGGTCAACCCTTTTGAGATCGAAGCGCTGCTCAGGGATATTCCGGGGATTCACGAGGCCGTTGTGGTGGGAATTCCCGACCCTCTTTCAGGGGAGCGGATCGTCGCCTGTGCCGAACCGGCTTCCGAAGTGCCGGACACGCCTGCGCTGATGAAGATCTGCCGGGAACATTTGTCGGCGTACAAGATTCCCCAGCGCTTTATGGCCGTTGAAAAGCTGCCGCGAAATCCGGCAGGTAAACCGGACCGGCCTGCAATCCGAAGTCTTGCGGGGTGA
- a CDS encoding pyridoxal-dependent decarboxylase, exosortase A system-associated, with protein sequence MTRDEFYRIADRETLVRKIAACGTPAYLFFTEMIGEQIRLLKACLGDRFSIHYAVKANPHPGILKYMAGQGVGADVASGGELRAALGSGISPGQIEFSGPGKTEDELKSAIARGIASVNAESVEELALLDRLAGQAGMRANVGIRVNPDFGKGASGIRMAGDTPFGIPEDRAGEALAFIKAHSERLCFTGLHVHTGSQISDEGAIIDNMQRILDLALSLERTGGLRMNKINFGGGWGIRYFPGQEKPDPDILAEELGYLFDEPEYAGLRERAQMILEPGRFLVAESGVYATKILYRKQIRVRDFAVVDGGMHQNYLLAGEWGRWFAGILNWISCRDRGLRRPHRSG encoded by the coding sequence ATGACCAGAGATGAATTTTACAGGATCGCGGACCGGGAGACGCTGGTTCGGAAGATAGCGGCGTGCGGCACGCCCGCCTACCTCTTTTTTACGGAGATGATCGGGGAGCAGATCCGGCTGCTGAAAGCGTGTCTCGGCGACCGCTTTTCTATCCATTACGCCGTCAAGGCCAACCCCCATCCCGGCATTTTAAAATACATGGCCGGGCAGGGGGTGGGCGCGGATGTCGCCTCCGGGGGAGAGTTGCGGGCCGCCCTGGGCAGCGGCATTTCCCCCGGTCAGATTGAGTTCAGCGGGCCGGGCAAGACCGAAGATGAACTGAAATCGGCGATTGCCCGGGGCATTGCGTCGGTCAATGCCGAAAGCGTTGAGGAACTGGCGCTGCTGGACCGTCTGGCCGGTCAGGCCGGTATGCGCGCCAATGTCGGCATCCGGGTCAATCCGGATTTCGGGAAAGGGGCATCCGGCATCCGCATGGCCGGTGACACGCCGTTCGGCATTCCCGAAGACCGGGCAGGCGAGGCGCTGGCCTTTATCAAAGCCCATTCCGAACGGCTCTGTTTTACCGGTCTCCACGTTCACACCGGCTCCCAGATTTCGGATGAGGGAGCGATCATCGACAACATGCAGCGGATTCTGGATCTCGCCCTTTCCCTGGAACGGACAGGCGGGCTGCGGATGAACAAAATCAACTTCGGCGGGGGCTGGGGAATTCGTTACTTTCCCGGCCAGGAGAAGCCGGACCCGGATATTCTCGCCGAAGAACTGGGCTATCTTTTTGATGAGCCGGAATATGCCGGACTGCGAGAAAGGGCGCAGATGATTCTGGAGCCGGGGCGTTTTCTGGTGGCGGAAAGCGGTGTCTATGCGACGAAAATCCTCTATCGCAAGCAGATCCGCGTCAGGGATTTTGCCGTGGTGGACGGCGGGATGCACCAGAATTATCTGCTTGCCGGGGAATGGGGCAGGTGGTTCGCCGGAATTTTGAACTGGATATCCTGCCGGGACCGGGGTCTGAGACGCCCGCATCGGAGCGGCTGA
- a CDS encoding CAAX prenyl protease-related protein has translation MTKEPWFGRVLPFGIYMLFILIHDLLLKVLPQGSVTDHLLAFTYPVRIIAVMIALAVFWKSYDEIRRERFEAGKLLTALGAGVLVFVLWISMDWEFAVMGEQDAYDPRTLPGNWAYAFIAVRLFGASVVVPVFEEIFWRSFILRYIVNPDFTTVRIGAFTWSSFLISALLFGAEHNLWLAGIVAGLLYNLLLYRTRHLSYCIIAHGVTNFLLGVYVLQTGHWQFW, from the coding sequence ATGACAAAAGAACCCTGGTTTGGCCGAGTGCTTCCCTTTGGCATTTACATGCTCTTCATCCTGATTCACGACCTGCTGTTAAAAGTGCTGCCGCAGGGATCTGTGACAGACCATCTGCTGGCTTTCACCTACCCGGTCAGAATTATCGCCGTCATGATCGCGCTGGCTGTTTTCTGGAAATCCTATGATGAAATCCGCCGGGAGCGGTTTGAGGCCGGAAAATTGCTGACCGCGCTGGGGGCAGGTGTGCTGGTATTTGTTCTCTGGATCAGCATGGACTGGGAATTTGCTGTGATGGGGGAACAGGACGCCTACGATCCCCGGACGCTTCCGGGAAACTGGGCATATGCCTTCATTGCCGTGCGGCTGTTCGGCGCATCCGTCGTGGTGCCGGTATTTGAGGAGATCTTCTGGCGCTCCTTTATTCTGCGCTATATCGTCAACCCGGACTTCACCACCGTCCGAATCGGCGCGTTTACCTGGTCTTCCTTCCTGATCTCCGCTCTGCTCTTCGGGGCCGAGCATAACCTGTGGCTGGCCGGCATTGTGGCAGGACTGCTGTACAACCTGCTGCTGTACAGAACACGCCATCTCAGTTACTGCATCATCGCCCACGGCGTGACCAACTTCCTGCTGGGCGTCTATGTGTTACAAACCGGACACTGGCAGTTCTGGTAA
- a CDS encoding retropepsin-like aspartic protease family protein has translation MKPLCIITFLWVSAFFLISPPLRAEFYRYTDENGRTYFVDDLSKIPGKYRYEEMIKTYREKYDDLSETRRQELMEKNRREADAAAQQHKAFINRLNTEREKREKLLDERKRRRRETPVEIEGNNVIVPVRLICGKKKMTARLLLDTGASVTALHREVARKLSLRNLRKARAQVASGDVIDTWVAHLESVQAGPHIRTGLEAVILDISGDQQLPWNGLLGMNFLRGLRYHVDFERQVISWE, from the coding sequence ATGAAGCCCCTGTGCATTATCACTTTTCTATGGGTGTCAGCATTTTTTCTGATTTCTCCGCCGCTCCGTGCGGAGTTTTACAGATATACGGATGAAAATGGCCGAACGTATTTTGTCGATGACCTCTCCAAAATTCCCGGAAAATACCGGTATGAGGAGATGATTAAAACCTACAGGGAGAAATATGACGATCTTTCCGAAACCCGGCGGCAGGAACTGATGGAAAAAAATCGCCGGGAAGCGGATGCCGCAGCGCAGCAGCATAAGGCGTTTATCAACCGCCTGAATACTGAGAGGGAAAAACGTGAAAAGCTGCTGGATGAGAGAAAGAGACGCCGCAGGGAGACCCCTGTGGAAATTGAGGGAAACAACGTGATTGTTCCGGTTCGGCTGATCTGCGGCAAAAAAAAGATGACGGCCCGGCTGCTTCTGGATACCGGCGCATCTGTCACGGCCCTGCATCGGGAAGTTGCCCGGAAACTCAGCCTCCGCAACCTCAGAAAGGCACGGGCGCAGGTTGCCAGCGGCGATGTGATCGACACCTGGGTTGCCCATCTGGAATCGGTGCAGGCCGGTCCCCACATCAGAACCGGTCTGGAGGCCGTTATTCTGGATATAAGCGGGGATCAGCAGCTTCCCTGGAACGGACTGCTGGGGATGAACTTCCTGCGCGGGCTTCGCTATCACGTTGACTTTGAACGGCAGGTGATTTCGTGGGAATAA
- the efp gene encoding elongation factor P — protein MLESSDLKKGLKVEIDGDPYVITQFSFVKPGKGQALYKCRLKNMVNGTQFDRTYRSGDKFNEANLEEQEMEYLYSDGDSYCFMNTSNYEQEFMTADQVGDDTIAFLKENTVCNVLLFEGRAIGVSLPNFVELRITESEPWAKGDTAAGSTKPATLETGHVLQVPPFVNQDELIRIDTRTGEYTERVKE, from the coding sequence ATGCTGGAAAGCAGCGACCTGAAAAAAGGTCTTAAAGTGGAGATTGACGGAGATCCCTATGTTATCACCCAGTTCTCTTTTGTAAAGCCGGGCAAGGGACAGGCTCTTTACAAATGCAGACTGAAGAATATGGTGAACGGCACACAGTTTGACCGGACATACCGGTCCGGGGACAAGTTCAACGAAGCCAATCTGGAAGAACAGGAGATGGAATATCTCTATTCCGATGGCGACAGTTACTGCTTTATGAATACATCCAATTACGAGCAGGAATTTATGACCGCCGATCAGGTGGGTGATGATACCATCGCATTTTTAAAGGAAAACACCGTCTGCAATGTGCTTCTGTTTGAGGGCAGGGCCATCGGCGTGTCTCTGCCCAATTTTGTCGAATTGAGAATCACCGAGTCCGAACCCTGGGCCAAAGGGGATACGGCTGCGGGCAGCACCAAACCGGCAACCCTGGAAACCGGCCATGTGCTTCAGGTGCCGCCGTTTGTAAATCAGGACGAACTCATCCGCATCGACACCCGTACCGGGGAATATACAGAGCGCGTTAAGGAGTAG